In the Candidatus Saccharimonas aalborgensis genome, one interval contains:
- a CDS encoding SulP family inorganic anion transporter has translation MSRFFLPSFEGYKRRYVKSDLLAALVVTAIAVPESLGFAAIVGLPPQAGLYSALFAPIVFAIFAHTRRLVVGADSATAALVASGAGLVAAAGSPDYTNAIVLLGLLTAVLLILMGVSKLGFLADLISRPVLVGFLAGVGVQLILGKLPEMLGIEQSGNLLQKITGIIAHAGTINTMTVTISVLVVGLILILRHTRYPAELLALVAATILSSSFAVAAYGVKLVGALPAGLPTLTVPQFTPGLIMTLFPAALAIALVILAQSSAVIRSQAAEHDDKIRLNTDLISLGFANAVSALTRGFAINGSPPRSQAADMAGGKTQLVNVYMSILIGLLLLFGSTLFVHMPVAALASVVCMVGFHLIRVQELVYIWRAHRTEFFIAMIALVGVALLGVQQGVLIAVIVSLMERLSRQYRPKDDILLRDGKLSDWAQQRIDSHHRFRSSPDGLLVYSFDGSLFFENISYFVSRLKAAIRTAKEPVRQVIVDAGAIESIDYTAVEAMKQLHRHLGIDNITLGFAHVSPQLRTQFDEYGMTNLLGKEQIFPTLNAAIEAHPGATRSVVEMVKRLELNSDHYVVIGGGVMEVLGLRTTRDTDLVVNDDIYRFYRDEKGWKEYVQDNGKKILSHNGYNLMRSWMGRDLKALKKDAFQKDDVSFMSVKQLIECKHHLGRKKDFADIELLNSSHHRRER, from the coding sequence ATGTCACGATTCTTTTTGCCTAGTTTTGAGGGCTATAAGAGGCGGTATGTCAAATCTGACTTACTGGCGGCACTTGTCGTCACTGCCATCGCGGTACCTGAATCACTCGGCTTTGCTGCTATCGTTGGGTTGCCACCACAGGCTGGACTCTATAGTGCGCTTTTTGCACCCATCGTCTTTGCTATTTTCGCCCACACCAGACGTCTTGTGGTCGGGGCCGACTCAGCAACGGCGGCGCTTGTGGCGTCGGGTGCCGGTCTGGTGGCTGCCGCCGGAAGCCCCGACTATACCAATGCTATTGTCCTCCTGGGGTTATTGACAGCGGTCTTGCTGATACTGATGGGTGTCAGCAAACTCGGTTTTTTGGCAGATTTGATTTCGCGCCCCGTGCTAGTGGGTTTTTTGGCTGGTGTCGGTGTGCAATTGATACTTGGTAAACTTCCGGAAATGCTCGGTATTGAGCAGTCTGGCAATTTACTGCAAAAAATAACAGGGATCATCGCTCACGCGGGAACGATTAATACTATGACAGTAACCATCTCGGTGCTTGTGGTAGGACTTATTCTCATCCTTAGGCATACGCGCTACCCGGCAGAGTTGTTGGCCTTGGTTGCGGCAACGATACTCAGCAGTAGTTTTGCTGTCGCTGCCTACGGCGTCAAACTGGTTGGTGCGCTGCCTGCTGGTTTACCGACGCTGACAGTTCCTCAATTTACACCAGGACTCATCATGACACTGTTTCCGGCAGCACTGGCTATCGCGCTGGTTATTTTGGCGCAAAGTTCGGCAGTCATCCGTTCGCAGGCTGCTGAGCATGATGACAAAATACGACTTAACACCGATCTCATTAGTCTTGGATTTGCTAACGCAGTCTCGGCACTTACGCGCGGATTCGCTATCAACGGTAGCCCGCCGCGTTCTCAGGCTGCCGATATGGCGGGCGGCAAAACGCAGCTGGTCAATGTTTACATGAGTATCCTGATCGGGCTTCTCTTGCTCTTTGGATCGACACTCTTTGTCCATATGCCGGTTGCTGCTCTGGCTTCAGTTGTTTGCATGGTCGGTTTTCACTTGATTCGCGTACAAGAGCTAGTCTATATTTGGCGAGCACATCGCACCGAGTTTTTCATCGCAATGATTGCGCTTGTCGGTGTGGCGCTCCTAGGGGTACAGCAAGGTGTGTTGATTGCGGTGATTGTATCATTGATGGAACGCCTCAGCCGTCAGTATCGACCGAAGGACGATATTTTGCTTCGTGATGGCAAATTGTCAGACTGGGCCCAACAGCGAATTGATTCTCACCATCGCTTTCGGTCGAGCCCCGATGGGCTACTCGTCTATAGTTTTGATGGCTCGCTCTTTTTTGAGAATATCAGCTATTTCGTATCACGTCTCAAGGCGGCCATCAGGACCGCAAAAGAACCTGTCCGCCAAGTAATTGTTGATGCGGGTGCGATTGAGAGTATTGATTATACTGCTGTCGAGGCCATGAAACAGCTTCATCGTCACCTGGGTATCGACAATATAACGCTCGGTTTCGCCCACGTTTCGCCGCAGCTCCGAACGCAGTTTGATGAGTATGGAATGACAAATCTACTTGGTAAAGAACAGATATTTCCGACCCTCAATGCGGCTATTGAAGCGCATCCAGGAGCAACGAGGTCAGTGGTCGAAATGGTCAAACGGCTCGAACTCAACTCCGATCACTACGTCGTGATTGGTGGTGGCGTCATGGAAGTGCTAGGGTTGCGCACAACCCGTGATACCGACCTTGTCGTGAATGACGATATATACCGATTTTACCGTGACGAAAAAGGATGGAAGGAATACGTCCAGGATAATGGCAAAAAGATCCTTTCGCACAACGGCTACAACCTCATGCGGTCGTGGATGGGGCGCGACCTAAAAGCACTCAAGAAAGATGCATTCCAAAAGGATGACGTATCGTTTATGAGTGTCAAGCAATTGATCGAATGCAAGCATCATCTTGGCCGCAAAAAAGACTTTGCCGACATCGAGCTACTCAATTCATCTCACCACAGGCGTGAACGATAG
- a CDS encoding AI-2E family transporter encodes MKVRIEIDTKTFVRFWLVVIGFAFAILALYSARMPLFIIGTALFLALALNGPVSWMARRLPDRSRTLSTAIAFMAVIGMLAVVVFLVVPPIVQQTAKFIDSAPTLVREMSNQWRGLGNLIEKYHIQPQIDQAVAAIQADAGRFARDLGGNFISGIGSAFGWMMAATLTLVLTFLMLIEGPTWLNRLWSVYKDDKKITSHKRLLGKMHAVVEGYVGGQLTVSGIDGLFAGLTVFILSQFFPEVPSNLALPTVAMLFTLSLIPLFGAPIGAMIITLLLLINSVPAAVIFAIYFLIYSQIEGNFIAPTIQSRRIELSPLAILAAVTIGIYVFGITGAIISIPVAGCIKVLVEDYLERSRDHQKQQQKPLVKLAKKLSGED; translated from the coding sequence ATGAAAGTTCGTATCGAGATTGACACAAAAACATTTGTACGGTTTTGGCTCGTAGTAATTGGGTTTGCATTCGCCATCCTCGCTCTCTATAGCGCTCGCATGCCGCTATTTATTATCGGAACAGCTCTATTTTTGGCGTTGGCACTAAATGGCCCAGTCTCATGGATGGCGCGCCGCTTGCCTGATCGGAGTCGAACACTTAGCACAGCGATAGCTTTTATGGCGGTGATCGGCATGCTGGCAGTAGTCGTGTTTTTGGTGGTGCCACCTATCGTCCAACAGACAGCAAAGTTCATTGATTCGGCACCAACACTAGTCAGAGAGATGTCAAATCAATGGCGCGGGCTTGGTAATTTGATCGAAAAATACCATATTCAGCCTCAAATTGATCAGGCCGTTGCGGCGATTCAAGCAGATGCAGGACGTTTTGCGAGAGATCTCGGCGGCAATTTTATATCAGGCATTGGTTCGGCATTTGGCTGGATGATGGCGGCTACTCTCACGCTCGTCTTGACGTTTTTGATGTTGATCGAAGGCCCAACGTGGCTGAACCGATTGTGGTCGGTTTATAAGGATGACAAAAAAATCACTTCGCATAAGCGTCTTCTTGGTAAAATGCACGCGGTCGTGGAAGGCTACGTAGGTGGGCAGTTGACGGTATCTGGCATTGATGGATTGTTCGCGGGACTGACAGTGTTTATTTTGAGCCAGTTTTTTCCTGAAGTACCTTCAAATCTAGCGCTGCCGACCGTTGCGATGCTTTTTACGCTTTCACTTATTCCCCTCTTCGGTGCACCGATCGGAGCTATGATCATCACCCTGCTTCTTCTCATCAATAGCGTGCCAGCGGCAGTTATCTTTGCTATTTACTTCCTCATTTACTCACAGATAGAGGGAAACTTCATCGCACCTACCATCCAATCGCGGCGGATTGAGCTTTCGCCGCTGGCGATTTTGGCCGCCGTTACTATCGGTATTTATGTCTTTGGCATTACTGGAGCGATTATCTCTATCCCCGTGGCGGGCTGTATCAAAGTGCTCGTCGAAGATTATTTGGAGCGTTCACGAGATCACCAAAAGCAGCAGCAAAAACCACTCGTCAAATTGGCAAAAAAGCTCAGTGGCGAGGATTAG
- a CDS encoding MFS transporter, with translation MAMGLGALGRLRLIYFCFGLMFWYGIEQLFLDNILQDPSARAVVTTVWAVTFLLSDIPSGIIADRIGRKRALITASLFQLLSLCILAISPSLLVYGIGAAFYALYTAFQNGAFQAFLYDHLLSEGRERRYARYMGQASALFLLGAGVANALSGIIAEYSNLRVPYLLSILPALVALATIMTLREPSRHKESELSGWRAHAKDIITVIASRPIIWVLGLIFFAANAFWLTVGEFGQVYILSFGVSAAVLGLLWALTALISGLAQFTSHWVKNRIAHISFVFIIFLVAFALIQSWVGIGLFIVIYAITGLLETIADAAIQHHTPSKVRASVFSTVSFAANAAAIPLIWWFNSIFSRPGYHSGKCGYVVAHHGRCTHEPYRIQASAAFVAE, from the coding sequence ATGGCAATGGGCCTAGGGGCACTAGGTCGCCTGCGACTTATCTATTTTTGTTTTGGGCTGATGTTTTGGTATGGGATCGAACAGCTCTTTCTTGACAATATCCTCCAGGACCCGTCGGCTCGCGCCGTTGTCACTACGGTATGGGCTGTGACGTTTCTCTTATCTGATATCCCGAGCGGTATTATCGCCGATCGCATCGGACGCAAACGCGCTCTCATCACCGCCAGTCTCTTTCAACTTTTATCACTCTGCATCCTGGCAATCAGTCCTTCACTCCTAGTCTATGGTATCGGCGCGGCATTCTATGCACTCTACACGGCATTTCAAAACGGCGCCTTCCAGGCCTTTTTGTATGATCACTTGTTGTCAGAGGGTCGTGAACGACGTTATGCACGCTATATGGGCCAAGCCAGCGCGCTCTTTCTACTGGGAGCAGGTGTTGCTAATGCACTCAGTGGTATCATCGCCGAATACTCAAACCTCCGTGTGCCGTATCTACTGTCGATTTTGCCAGCTCTTGTCGCACTTGCGACCATCATGACACTACGCGAACCGTCACGTCACAAGGAGAGCGAGCTCAGTGGCTGGCGTGCTCATGCAAAAGATATCATCACCGTGATTGCATCACGTCCAATTATTTGGGTTCTTGGATTGATATTTTTTGCAGCCAACGCGTTTTGGTTGACGGTCGGCGAATTTGGCCAGGTGTACATTCTTTCCTTTGGGGTCAGTGCCGCTGTACTCGGGTTACTTTGGGCACTCACGGCACTCATCTCAGGTCTGGCGCAGTTTACATCGCACTGGGTCAAAAACCGTATTGCGCACATCTCATTCGTATTCATCATCTTTTTGGTTGCTTTCGCCCTTATACAGTCATGGGTTGGTATCGGCTTATTCATCGTTATTTATGCGATTACTGGTCTTTTGGAAACGATTGCTGACGCCGCAATCCAACACCACACCCCCAGCAAGGTACGCGCCAGTGTCTTTTCGACAGTCAGCTTCGCAGCCAACGCTGCAGCAATCCCGCTTATTTGGTGGTTCAATAGTATTTTCTCTCGGCCAGGGTATCACTCAGGCAAATGTGGCTATGTCGTGGCTCATCACGGTCGTTGTACTCATGAGCCTTATAGGATACAAGCTAGTGCGGCGTTCGTCGCCGAGTAG
- the cysS gene encoding cysteine--tRNA ligase: MTLRLHNTRTQQVEVFEPLNSEKVTLYTCGPTVYDYLHVGNWTAYIYWDILVRTLIASSYRVERVMNITDVGHLVSDADEGEDKLEKGARREGKTAWEIAEFYAEDFVAGMEKLGLLPPEHLVKATDFIDQQLDLVRILKDKGVTYQTTDGIYFDTAKFPSYAEFAHLDLAAQKAGARVEQNTQKRQPWDFALWKFTPAGENRDMQWPTPDDLLELPTGSAEIMGFPGWHLECSAMAMSILGPTIDIHTGGIDHIPVHHTNEIAQSEAASGQRFATVWLHNNHLKIDGTKVSKSLGNTYTLQQLEENGYSAMDLRLFVLQGQFQNEGNFTFDNLASAKNRLEKWRSYAVLRHQTHDRLDDDNQKNDAERGSISLLAASGALREALQDNLNTPEALRVIDQAFSSLDSCRLDDIHHHGLIEFIRAIDELLGLQLEQSTPDIDDDAKRLIIERQRARDAKDWQASDRLRDQLAKKKILINDTPHGSRWQWA, translated from the coding sequence ATGACACTCAGACTTCATAATACTCGCACACAGCAGGTCGAAGTATTTGAGCCGCTAAATAGCGAAAAGGTGACGCTGTACACCTGCGGCCCAACAGTTTATGATTATCTGCACGTCGGTAACTGGACTGCCTATATCTACTGGGATATCCTGGTCCGTACGCTTATTGCTAGCAGCTACCGAGTCGAGCGAGTGATGAACATTACCGATGTCGGCCATCTTGTCAGCGATGCAGACGAAGGTGAGGATAAACTTGAAAAGGGTGCTCGGCGCGAAGGCAAAACAGCCTGGGAGATTGCCGAATTTTACGCTGAGGATTTCGTGGCGGGTATGGAAAAACTTGGGCTACTCCCTCCCGAACATCTCGTCAAAGCAACAGATTTTATTGATCAACAGCTCGATCTCGTGCGTATTCTCAAAGATAAGGGTGTTACTTACCAAACAACCGATGGTATCTACTTTGATACGGCAAAGTTTCCAAGCTACGCTGAGTTTGCTCACCTCGACCTCGCGGCGCAAAAAGCCGGCGCTCGGGTAGAACAAAACACCCAAAAACGCCAGCCTTGGGACTTCGCACTATGGAAATTTACTCCGGCGGGCGAAAACCGTGATATGCAGTGGCCGACACCAGACGATTTGTTAGAATTACCGACTGGCTCGGCCGAGATAATGGGCTTTCCTGGCTGGCACCTGGAGTGCTCAGCGATGGCCATGAGTATCCTGGGCCCAACAATTGATATTCATACTGGTGGCATCGACCATATACCAGTGCATCACACCAATGAGATCGCTCAGAGTGAAGCCGCGAGCGGTCAGCGATTTGCAACTGTTTGGTTGCACAACAATCACCTAAAAATTGATGGTACAAAAGTCAGCAAAAGCCTTGGCAACACCTACACATTGCAGCAGCTAGAAGAGAACGGCTACTCTGCCATGGACCTGCGGCTTTTTGTGCTACAGGGTCAATTCCAAAATGAAGGCAACTTTACCTTCGATAACCTTGCTTCGGCCAAAAATCGTCTCGAAAAATGGCGTTCCTATGCGGTATTGCGGCATCAAACGCACGATCGACTTGACGATGACAATCAAAAAAACGACGCTGAGCGCGGCTCAATCTCGCTGTTAGCGGCCAGCGGAGCACTGCGCGAAGCACTGCAGGACAACCTAAACACGCCCGAAGCGTTGCGGGTTATCGACCAAGCTTTTAGTTCACTTGATAGTTGTCGTCTTGATGATATTCACCACCATGGATTAATTGAGTTCATTCGAGCCATCGATGAGCTACTCGGCCTGCAGCTTGAGCAGTCTACGCCAGATATCGACGACGACGCTAAGCGACTGATCATCGAACGACAACGTGCCCGTGATGCAAAAGACTGGCAAGCGTCCGACAGGTTGCGCGACCAATTAGCCAAAAAGAAGATTCTTATCAACGACACACCTCACGGTAGCAGATGGCAATGGGCCTAG
- a CDS encoding DHH family phosphoesterase, whose product MYTTAISQISDAASVVIIQGENPDGDSLGSSLALEELLGEQGKRVTMYCAIDMPKYLRYIRGWDRVVNEFPFDADLAIVVDTAAEALLEKCLAVPGARHYLETHPVIVLDHHGENDEDESLNDLSFSHEFVMSSSAASTGELIYELVREASWQLTPSAAEYLYISIAADTLGMTTQSATAATFQTVADLVKAGAIPAEIELRRREYMKKPADILAYKAQLIERIEYHLDGKLATVHIPWEDIAEYSDRYNPSVLVLDEMRLVEGVEVACAIKTYPDGKLTGKLRCNTPVANMIAGYFGGGGHSYAAGYKIHDAYDAALHELLTATDKALREYHDTQTS is encoded by the coding sequence ATGTACACGACAGCTATCTCACAGATCTCTGATGCCGCATCAGTTGTCATCATCCAGGGCGAAAATCCTGATGGTGATAGCTTGGGTAGTTCGCTTGCTCTCGAGGAACTACTCGGCGAACAAGGCAAGCGTGTTACGATGTACTGCGCGATCGATATGCCAAAGTACCTCCGATATATCAGAGGCTGGGATAGAGTGGTCAATGAGTTTCCTTTTGATGCCGACCTGGCTATCGTCGTTGACACCGCCGCCGAAGCCTTACTCGAAAAATGTCTGGCCGTACCAGGGGCGCGACACTATCTCGAGACACATCCGGTGATTGTGCTCGACCACCATGGTGAAAATGATGAGGACGAAAGCCTCAATGATCTTTCCTTTAGCCACGAATTCGTCATGTCGTCCTCGGCGGCTTCGACTGGTGAACTCATCTATGAACTTGTCAGAGAAGCCTCGTGGCAGCTCACTCCCTCAGCAGCCGAATACCTCTATATCTCCATCGCGGCAGACACGCTCGGCATGACAACCCAGTCGGCAACTGCTGCGACGTTTCAAACTGTCGCCGATTTGGTCAAGGCGGGCGCCATTCCTGCTGAGATCGAGTTACGCCGCCGTGAGTATATGAAAAAACCCGCCGATATCCTCGCCTACAAGGCACAACTCATCGAACGCATTGAGTACCATTTGGATGGCAAGCTGGCCACCGTCCACATTCCGTGGGAAGATATTGCCGAATACAGCGACCGCTACAACCCAAGTGTTCTCGTGCTTGACGAGATGCGTCTGGTCGAGGGCGTCGAAGTAGCCTGCGCTATAAAAACCTATCCCGATGGCAAACTAACGGGCAAGCTGCGGTGCAACACACCCGTTGCCAATATGATCGCTGGTTATTTCGGCGGCGGCGGACATAGCTATGCTGCTGGCTACAAGATACACGACGCCTACGATGCCGCGCTGCACGAGCTACTCACGGCAACCGACAAAGCGCTAAGGGAATACCATGACACTCAGACTTCATAA
- the recR gene encoding recombination mediator RecR, whose protein sequence is MSAQLLPEALLRVIDELGRLPGVGARTAERYAYFLLRADTRTADSLATSIATLHSGVKTCPVTFALIDANQEVSPLYDGRERNKRLIAVVEEPLDIVALERTGQFKGTYHVLGGAISPIDGVGPEQLHIPELLKRIKIDSVEEVIIATNASVEGESTALFIQRQIQEAKLDTKLTRLARGIPVGVDLEYADQITLSHALEGRRVL, encoded by the coding sequence ATGAGCGCGCAACTATTGCCCGAGGCGCTGCTGCGTGTTATCGATGAACTCGGACGGCTCCCTGGAGTGGGTGCCCGTACCGCCGAGCGGTACGCCTATTTCTTGCTTCGTGCCGACACGCGGACAGCCGATAGTCTGGCAACATCCATTGCAACACTTCACAGCGGCGTCAAGACATGTCCAGTAACGTTTGCTCTTATCGACGCGAACCAAGAAGTATCGCCACTCTACGACGGACGAGAACGCAACAAAAGACTCATCGCAGTCGTCGAGGAACCGCTCGATATCGTTGCCCTAGAGCGGACAGGACAATTCAAGGGGACCTACCATGTCCTAGGAGGCGCAATTTCACCGATTGATGGCGTTGGCCCCGAGCAACTGCATATCCCCGAGCTCCTCAAGCGTATCAAAATTGATAGCGTTGAAGAGGTTATCATAGCCACCAATGCCAGCGTTGAAGGTGAGTCAACTGCACTCTTTATTCAGCGGCAAATCCAAGAGGCAAAACTAGATACCAAACTAACGCGGCTCGCCCGCGGCATTCCTGTCGGTGTCGACCTCGAGTATGCCGACCAAATCACCCTCAGCCACGCACTTGAAGGCAGACGCGTCTTGTAA
- a CDS encoding YbaB/EbfC family nucleoid-associated protein, with amino-acid sequence MRTMAFNQVKMLNDLRKAQKDLAKEIIEVEAGDGAVVVQITGELKVKSVKIDPAYVDLDDISELEHWIEIAIRDGMAKAQEVAAERMKPLMGGLGNLGL; translated from the coding sequence ATGAGAACTATGGCATTTAACCAAGTAAAGATGCTCAACGATTTACGCAAAGCCCAAAAAGACCTAGCCAAAGAAATTATCGAAGTAGAGGCAGGTGATGGAGCAGTCGTCGTACAAATTACGGGTGAGCTCAAAGTAAAAAGCGTCAAGATTGATCCAGCATACGTTGATCTCGACGATATCAGCGAACTCGAGCACTGGATCGAAATTGCTATTCGCGATGGTATGGCAAAAGCTCAAGAAGTTGCTGCTGAACGCATGAAACCACTCATGGGTGGCCTCGGAAATCTCGGTCTGTAA
- a CDS encoding ArnT family glycosyltransferase, with translation MRVRVTDFLIYRWRYIVSYGFLIVCVGVVLFIASFYVPGELREAELTSSVQSGSLSIKSLSPSMVIDLPYHVLQRVIFNIFGVSTFTIKLPSLILGVGTVLGLFLLLSTWFRRNVAVFGTIIAVTSTQFLFLVQDGTPGIMHTFVAVWLLFAATYVTRQKLFGTLWKVITLVLIGTALYLPLGSYLVLAILTTSLFHPHIRHIIKRFSRLRFILAIVLGCIAITPLIYASILDPGVARTLLGIPDHSIDFWRNTTQVGTDISGFASQSTGALVRPLYSLSIVLLAGIGLYKLITYKYTARSYITMVWGALLIPLIILNPERVTETFPLAALLMSLGIATLISDWYKLFPRNPYARVAGLIPLTIVIIGIMSLSVLRYIGNYQYNSSILSFYSKDLTLLQRQLTNLKSTSSNTILYAGPSEAAFYTLVAHYDKRFSVDRSFTASNQIVIVAHDARTHIPPRTELKEIVTNSRATDGNRFYIYQTPSK, from the coding sequence ATGCGAGTTCGCGTCACCGATTTTTTGATTTACCGCTGGCGATATATTGTCAGCTACGGTTTCTTGATCGTCTGCGTCGGAGTTGTACTGTTCATCGCAAGCTTTTATGTACCTGGTGAACTGCGTGAAGCCGAACTTACCTCGAGTGTTCAGAGCGGCTCGCTCTCTATCAAGTCTCTGTCTCCGTCGATGGTTATCGATCTTCCATATCATGTATTGCAACGCGTCATCTTCAATATCTTTGGTGTGTCGACCTTTACGATCAAACTGCCCTCGCTGATCCTCGGTGTTGGAACGGTATTGGGCCTCTTTTTACTGCTAAGCACCTGGTTCCGCCGAAATGTCGCCGTGTTTGGGACGATCATCGCTGTTACCTCGACACAGTTTCTCTTTTTGGTACAAGACGGCACTCCAGGAATCATGCACACATTTGTCGCCGTCTGGTTATTGTTTGCAGCCACCTATGTCACGCGCCAAAAACTCTTTGGAACACTCTGGAAAGTCATCACACTTGTACTCATCGGTACTGCACTTTACTTACCGCTCGGCAGCTATTTGGTATTAGCCATCCTGACCACGTCGCTCTTTCATCCGCATATCCGCCATATTATCAAGCGGTTTTCACGTCTTCGATTTATTCTTGCGATCGTTCTCGGTTGTATCGCTATTACTCCTCTTATCTATGCTTCTATCCTCGACCCGGGCGTTGCTCGCACCTTACTGGGCATACCAGATCACTCGATCGATTTCTGGCGCAATACAACGCAAGTCGGTACAGATATCTCCGGCTTCGCCTCGCAGTCAACGGGCGCACTGGTTCGACCACTCTATTCGCTTAGTATCGTGCTGCTCGCTGGTATCGGACTTTACAAACTGATTACCTACAAATATACGGCGCGAAGCTACATCACGATGGTGTGGGGCGCGCTACTCATTCCGCTCATCATCCTCAACCCCGAACGCGTTACCGAAACATTTCCTCTCGCTGCGCTGTTGATGTCACTCGGCATCGCCACTCTCATCTCTGACTGGTACAAGCTCTTTCCGCGTAATCCCTACGCCAGAGTTGCGGGACTTATACCGCTGACAATTGTTATCATCGGTATCATGTCATTGAGCGTGCTGCGCTATATCGGAAACTATCAGTACAACTCAAGCATATTGTCGTTCTATTCAAAAGATCTGACGCTGCTCCAACGGCAACTTACCAATCTCAAGTCAACCAGCTCCAACACGATACTGTATGCTGGCCCGTCTGAGGCTGCATTTTATACCTTGGTAGCGCACTATGATAAGCGTTTTAGCGTTGACCGCTCATTTACTGCCTCAAATCAAATAGTCATCGTTGCACACGACGCTCGTACTCATATACCACCTCGCACCGAACTAAAAGAAATCGTCACCAACTCGCGAGCGACCGACGGCAACCGCTTCTATATCTATCAAACACCTTCAAAATAA
- the dnaB gene encoding replicative DNA helicase — protein MAKKEVSAGKVPPQNLDAEMSLIGAVLIDEEVLADISEHVTPKDFYDKRHATIFGAMMRLYERHKPVDLLTLTEELRKKDQLEAVGGSAYLSELTNYVPTAAHAAAYAELVAQKAVRRRLIKASADISELGYDEETTTEELLEKAEAELFSVSDQSLKQDLVSIESILTESFDRIEELHRNKGQLRGIRTGYRDLDNMTAGLQRSDLVIIAARPAMGKTTLVTNLAYNVATIAKLPVLFFSLEMSKEQLIDRMLADASGVDSWNIRTGNLSDEDFSKISEAMGEMAEAPIFIDDTPGLSVLEMRTKARRAAHDQPLGLIIVDYLQLMQTNGNYAGNRVQEVSEISRGLKLIARELNVPLIAISQLSRSVESRNPPIPQLSDLRESGSIEQDADIVSFIYRPGYYEPDNVDVQNITDLIIAKHRNGPVGKIQLYFHPERLRFMSLDKRRD, from the coding sequence ATGGCTAAAAAAGAGGTCAGTGCTGGAAAAGTCCCCCCGCAAAATCTCGATGCGGAGATGAGTTTGATTGGCGCAGTCTTGATTGATGAAGAAGTTCTGGCCGATATTTCTGAGCACGTTACCCCAAAGGATTTCTATGACAAGCGTCACGCCACCATTTTTGGCGCGATGATGCGACTCTATGAACGGCACAAACCCGTTGACCTACTGACACTCACCGAGGAACTACGCAAAAAAGACCAGCTCGAAGCAGTTGGCGGCTCTGCCTATCTTTCTGAACTCACAAACTACGTCCCAACTGCTGCACACGCCGCCGCCTACGCCGAACTCGTCGCCCAAAAAGCCGTCCGTCGACGCCTCATAAAAGCCAGTGCCGATATTTCCGAACTTGGCTATGATGAAGAGACAACCACTGAGGAACTGCTCGAAAAAGCCGAAGCTGAGTTATTTAGCGTCAGCGATCAATCACTCAAGCAAGACCTGGTGAGTATCGAGAGTATTTTGACCGAAAGTTTTGACCGTATCGAAGAGCTTCACCGCAACAAAGGTCAGCTTCGCGGCATTCGCACCGGCTATCGTGATCTCGACAACATGACAGCCGGGTTGCAACGCAGTGATCTCGTTATTATTGCCGCTCGACCAGCTATGGGAAAAACGACATTGGTCACCAATCTTGCCTATAATGTGGCGACCATTGCAAAGCTTCCGGTACTTTTCTTTAGTCTCGAGATGAGTAAAGAGCAGCTCATCGACCGTATGCTCGCCGACGCTAGTGGGGTTGATAGCTGGAATATTCGTACCGGCAACCTGAGCGACGAAGATTTTAGCAAAATCAGCGAAGCGATGGGGGAGATGGCGGAAGCACCGATTTTTATCGATGATACGCCCGGACTTTCGGTGCTCGAGATGCGCACCAAAGCTCGCCGCGCCGCGCACGATCAGCCCCTCGGGCTCATCATCGTCGACTATTTGCAGTTGATGCAGACAAATGGCAACTATGCTGGTAACCGTGTTCAAGAGGTGAGCGAAATCAGCCGTGGGCTCAAGCTCATTGCTCGTGAGCTCAATGTCCCGCTCATTGCAATTAGCCAGTTGAGCCGTTCGGTCGAAAGTCGCAATCCGCCCATTCCGCAGCTTAGCGACCTGCGCGAGTCTGGTTCTATCGAGCAAGATGCCGACATCGTGTCATTTATTTATCGTCCTGGGTATTATGAGCCGGACAATGTCGACGTCCAAAATATCACCGATCTGATTATCGCCAAACATCGAAACGGACCTGTCGGTAAGATCCAGCTCTACTTCCACCCTGAGCGGCTACGCTTTATGTCACTCGACAAACGTCGGGACTAA